A portion of the Rhinolophus sinicus isolate RSC01 linkage group LG03, ASM3656204v1, whole genome shotgun sequence genome contains these proteins:
- the TTC23L gene encoding tetratricopeptide repeat protein 23-like isoform X2 translates to MRASPIRIPTVSNDTEWDFCFHLSQQTKIPTYQQTEELYPTGGSEESEEDTKAKEKTIDCMSLPREKLVQSQKKTAQLIKEKMNTQANQELIRCVILSRITFGEEHWKCAQALASLAYGYLTLRGLPAQAKKHAESAKNTLLTWKGKTTSDKEKKEILDALVMLYYTLGVAWLLQNHGREAYFNLQKAERNMKELKELCKGGICPHGLQVSEKDLTVALGRASLAIHRLNLALAYFEKAVGNVIATKGDRTSDLVTLYEEMAQIEQLRRNHDQAIQYLQQAHSICISLFTEVSPQTAEASVLLAKAYTMSGEARHMDVAEIYFIKSISAYQTALGPEDCQTLMAIEDFYKWLIHNGKKECLMIQVLLYGSEHSKSRGTKNVLTLLQRVSNSSSRWRRKATPGRWDSVCKVIEA, encoded by the exons ATGCGAGCTAGCCCCATCCGAATCCCAACTGTCAGCAATGATACTGAGTGGGACTTCTGCTTCCATCT GTCACAGCAAACTAAGATCCCAACATACCAGCAAACAGAGGAGTTGTATCCCACTGGTGGGTCTGAAGAGAGTGAAGAAGACACTAAAGCCAAGGAGAAGACCATAGACTGCATGTCTCTTCCCAGAGAGAAATTAGTGCAGTCGCAGAAGAAAACAGCTCAGCTGATtaaggaaaaaatg AATACCCAAGCAAACCAGGAGCTGATTCGCTGTGTCATCCTTTCTCGGATTACTTTTGGGGAAGAACACTGGAAGTGTGCACAGGCTTTGGCCAGTCTGGCTTATGGCTACCTGACACTCAGAG GCCTCCCAGCTCAGGCCAAGAAACATGCTGAATCGGCCAAGAACACGCTGCTGACCTGGAAGGGAAAGACGACCTCAgacaaggagaaaaaggaaatcctgGATGCTCTGGTCATGCTCTATTATACTCTGGGGGTGGCCTGGCTCCTGCAGAACCA TGGCAGAGAAGCTTATTTCAACCTGCAGAAGGCAGAGAGAAACATGAAGGAGCTGAAAGAATTATGTAAGGGAGGCATTTGTCCACATGGATTACAAGTCTCAGAGAAAGACCTAACAGTTGCTTTGGGCAG AGCCTCCTTGGCCATCCACAGGCTGAACCTAGCTCTGGCATACTTTGAAAAGGCAGTTGGCAATGTTATTGCTACCAAGGGTGATAGGACGTCAGATCTGGTCACTCTGTACGAGGAAATGGCCCAGATTGAGCAGCTGAGGAGGAACCACGACCAGGCCATCCAGTACTTGCAGCAG GCCCATTCtatctgtatttctttgttcACTGAAGTCAGCCCCCAAACTGCAGAGGCGAGCGTGTTATTAGCCAAGGCTTATACCATGTCTGGAGAGGCCCGGCACATGG ATGTTGCtgagatatattttataaaaagtatcAGTGCATATCAAACTGCATTGGGCCCAGAGGATTGTCAAACACTGATGGCCATTGAAGACTTTTACAAGTGGCTTATCCATAATGGGAAAAAAGAG TGTCTGATGATTCAGGTCCTTTTATATGGAAGTGAGCACAGTAAAAGCAGAGGCACAAAGAACGTCCTTACTCTGCTGCAGAG GGTGAGTAACAGTTCATCCAGATGGAGAAGAAAAGCCACTCCAGGAAGATGGGACTCCGTATGCAAAGTCATAGAGGCATGA
- the TTC23L gene encoding tetratricopeptide repeat protein 23-like isoform X1 yields the protein MRASPIRIPTVSNDTEWDFCFHLSQQTKIPTYQQTEELYPTGGSEESEEDTKAKEKTIDCMSLPREKLVQSQKKTAQLIKEKMNTQANQELIRCVILSRITFGEEHWKCAQALASLAYGYLTLRGLPAQAKKHAESAKNTLLTWKGKTTSDKEKKEILDALVMLYYTLGVAWLLQNHGREAYFNLQKAERNMKELKELCKGGICPHGLQVSEKDLTVALGRASLAIHRLNLALAYFEKAVGNVIATKGDRTSDLVTLYEEMAQIEQLRRNHDQAIQYLQQAHSICISLFTEVSPQTAEASVLLAKAYTMSGEARHMDVAEIYFIKSISAYQTALGPEDCQTLMAIEDFYKWLIHNGKKEEAYRLIKCSLKSQDISYGNCSEKVAETYYNMGKTCFAKGDLRKAIRLLRKCLMIQVLLYGSEHSKSRGTKNVLTLLQRVSNSSSRWRRKATPGRWDSVCKVIEA from the exons ATGCGAGCTAGCCCCATCCGAATCCCAACTGTCAGCAATGATACTGAGTGGGACTTCTGCTTCCATCT GTCACAGCAAACTAAGATCCCAACATACCAGCAAACAGAGGAGTTGTATCCCACTGGTGGGTCTGAAGAGAGTGAAGAAGACACTAAAGCCAAGGAGAAGACCATAGACTGCATGTCTCTTCCCAGAGAGAAATTAGTGCAGTCGCAGAAGAAAACAGCTCAGCTGATtaaggaaaaaatg AATACCCAAGCAAACCAGGAGCTGATTCGCTGTGTCATCCTTTCTCGGATTACTTTTGGGGAAGAACACTGGAAGTGTGCACAGGCTTTGGCCAGTCTGGCTTATGGCTACCTGACACTCAGAG GCCTCCCAGCTCAGGCCAAGAAACATGCTGAATCGGCCAAGAACACGCTGCTGACCTGGAAGGGAAAGACGACCTCAgacaaggagaaaaaggaaatcctgGATGCTCTGGTCATGCTCTATTATACTCTGGGGGTGGCCTGGCTCCTGCAGAACCA TGGCAGAGAAGCTTATTTCAACCTGCAGAAGGCAGAGAGAAACATGAAGGAGCTGAAAGAATTATGTAAGGGAGGCATTTGTCCACATGGATTACAAGTCTCAGAGAAAGACCTAACAGTTGCTTTGGGCAG AGCCTCCTTGGCCATCCACAGGCTGAACCTAGCTCTGGCATACTTTGAAAAGGCAGTTGGCAATGTTATTGCTACCAAGGGTGATAGGACGTCAGATCTGGTCACTCTGTACGAGGAAATGGCCCAGATTGAGCAGCTGAGGAGGAACCACGACCAGGCCATCCAGTACTTGCAGCAG GCCCATTCtatctgtatttctttgttcACTGAAGTCAGCCCCCAAACTGCAGAGGCGAGCGTGTTATTAGCCAAGGCTTATACCATGTCTGGAGAGGCCCGGCACATGG ATGTTGCtgagatatattttataaaaagtatcAGTGCATATCAAACTGCATTGGGCCCAGAGGATTGTCAAACACTGATGGCCATTGAAGACTTTTACAAGTGGCTTATCCATAATGGGAAAAAAGAG gaGGCTTACAGACTCATAAAGTGTTCATTGAAGTCTCAGGACATCAGCTATGGTAACTGTAGTGAAAAAGTGGCTGAAACTTATTATAACATGGGCAAAACATGTTTTGCCAAAGGAGACCTCAGAAAGGCAATTCGGCTGTTAAGGAAG TGTCTGATGATTCAGGTCCTTTTATATGGAAGTGAGCACAGTAAAAGCAGAGGCACAAAGAACGTCCTTACTCTGCTGCAGAG GGTGAGTAACAGTTCATCCAGATGGAGAAGAAAAGCCACTCCAGGAAGATGGGACTCCGTATGCAAAGTCATAGAGGCATGA